The Chlorobaculum sp. MV4-Y genome contains the following window.
TCAGACCAGCTATCCGTCGTAGGCTTGGTAGGCCGTTACCCTACCAACTACCTGATGGAACATAGGCTCATCTTTTGGCGATAAATCTTTCACAACAGAACCATGCGGTTCCGATGCATCATCTGGTATTGTTCCCGATTTCTCGGGGTTATCCCAGACCAAAAGGCAGATTACCTATGCCTTACTCACCCTTGCGCCAAGCCCTTGTAACCGAAGTCACTCAGGCTTTGACTTGCATGTGTTAGGCACGCCGCCAGCGTTCGTCCTGAGCCAGGATCAAACTCTCCGTTGTAAGAGTTTTACACTGTGTTTGATCCGGCTGATTTTACTTTGAGTCTAAAACTGCAAAGCAATTGACTTTTTGGCGTTCACTTAAGCAACAAATTCAAAGAACTTGACCTTGATGATCAAGGGAAATCAATGTACAACTTTTCTCGTATCCTGCAAAATCTTTTTTTCAGATTCTTTTTATCTTTTCGGCGACGCTTGCTCTTCACAAGGAAAAACTCGCAGCAACCTGAGCATCTTTTCGATTCCCTTCGATCAGTAAAGTCAAATAACAGAACCCTTTCGGGCCTTTCTCCTCACCCGAAACGTCCCCGTCTCAAGTGAAGGATCCTAATGTAACACACCACATCAGAACTTCCAAATCATTTCTGAGAAAAATCTTTTTTTTCTAAAAAAAGGGAAGAACACGGACACTCACGGACAGGACGACGAGCCTTCTTCGTCCACTTCTTCCGTGTCAGTCCGTGTGTTCGTGTCCGTGCTCTTCCCTACTCTTTAAACGCCAAAGGGGCGCTCACGCGCCCCTTTGTGCAATAACTCTATGCAAGAAAAGCTCTTACTGCCAGCCACCGACGATGTCGAAAATTTCGCGGTCGCCGATTGGTTTCGGCACCGAGGCAATCGGCTTTTCGGAGAGAATCTGGTCGGCAATCTCGTTGTAAGGCGCAAGGCACTCCGCCAGCTCCGGCTCGTTCGGGTCCATCGCGAAGAGCGTCTTGCCTGCAAAGCGGCTCTTGCGGATCAGCTCGTGGTACGGAACCTTGGCAAGCAGGCGTGTGCCAACCTGTTCGGCGAACTGGTCGAGCATGTTGGTGCCGCCGCCCTTGGTGTAGTCCACACGGTTGGCAACGATACCGGCAAGCTGCACCTTGTAGCGCACGCTCTTCTGCTGGATGGCCATGCAGAGGCGGTTGGCTGCGAAGATGCTGTCGAAGTCGTTGGTGGCGATGATGACCGCGTAGTCGGCATAGTTCAGCGGAGCGCTGAAGCCACCGCACACCACGTCGCCGAGCACGTCGAAAAGAATGACGTCGTACTTGTCGTACAGCCCCATCTCCTGGAGCAGCGTCACCGACTCGCCGACGACGTAACCACCGCAGCCGCTGCCGGCAGGCGGGCCGCCCGCTTCGAGGCCGTCGATGCCTGCGAAACCGGTTTCAACGATGTCTTCAGGCGAAAGCTCCTCGTGGTGGAAATCGACCTCCTCAAGAGCCTCAATGACAGTTTTCTGGAGCTTTCCGGTAATCGGAAAGGTGCTGTCGTGCTTCGGGTCGCAACCGATCTGGAGCACCTTGGCCCCCTTGAGCGCCAGCGCTGCCGAAATGTTCGCGCTGGTCGTGCTCTTGCCGATCCCGCCTTTTCCGTAAACGGCCAATACTAAACTCATGGTATGATAGAGGTCAATTGGTTTGTTGATTTTTCAGATTTTTCTGTCAGCCGCCCAGATGCTCCTTTGCCTTGCGGAACACATCAGCGGTAACGACCGGCTCACCGATTTCGCGGGCGTAGTTGTCGGTATTCTTGCGAACCTTCTTGCGCACGAAAAACGGAACCTTGCCGAGCATCTTCTCGGCCTCGGCCGTCCAGCTCAGTTCGCCGTTGGCCGGCACGGTCGCGACCGCCGCTTCTGCCGGAGCCTCCGCGGACGAAGCCGCCGTTG
Protein-coding sequences here:
- the bchL gene encoding ferredoxin:protochlorophyllide reductase (ATP-dependent) iron-sulfur ATP-binding protein — translated: MSLVLAVYGKGGIGKSTTSANISAALALKGAKVLQIGCDPKHDSTFPITGKLQKTVIEALEEVDFHHEELSPEDIVETGFAGIDGLEAGGPPAGSGCGGYVVGESVTLLQEMGLYDKYDVILFDVLGDVVCGGFSAPLNYADYAVIIATNDFDSIFAANRLCMAIQQKSVRYKVQLAGIVANRVDYTKGGGTNMLDQFAEQVGTRLLAKVPYHELIRKSRFAGKTLFAMDPNEPELAECLAPYNEIADQILSEKPIASVPKPIGDREIFDIVGGWQ